In the genome of Massilibacillus massiliensis, one region contains:
- a CDS encoding DUF6282 family protein, with protein MNDFGKEILKNVIDLHIHTNPDVRQRRLDDIELAQEAARVGARAIVIKSHVVPTMDRAQIAEKVVPGIKVFGGITLNPEVGGINPSAVEAARKMGAKIVWLPTAWSAHERKIMGKNDGVESIVNGEIVPPLEKVLEIIAKHDLILGTGHLSPEEIFIVVDKAKKIGVNKIVINHPEWWSIAMPIEMQKKLVPYGVYFERCYATRCPGKDYEKNFAKNLAAIQAVGYESTIIATDGGQLENPMWSDALSEYIGFLLNAGVSQTMIDTMTKRSPAKLLGLSL; from the coding sequence ATGAATGACTTTGGAAAAGAAATTTTAAAGAATGTTATTGATCTTCATATTCATACCAATCCAGATGTTCGTCAAAGGCGGTTGGATGATATTGAGCTAGCGCAAGAAGCAGCACGTGTTGGTGCACGAGCAATTGTAATTAAGTCTCATGTCGTGCCGACGATGGATCGGGCGCAAATCGCTGAAAAAGTTGTACCAGGGATAAAAGTATTTGGTGGAATTACATTAAATCCAGAGGTTGGAGGAATCAATCCATCTGCTGTTGAAGCCGCGAGAAAAATGGGGGCAAAGATCGTTTGGCTGCCGACCGCCTGGTCTGCACATGAACGGAAAATCATGGGCAAAAATGATGGTGTTGAATCGATCGTGAACGGCGAAATTGTTCCCCCTCTTGAGAAAGTCTTAGAAATAATCGCTAAACATGATTTAATTCTAGGAACAGGACATTTATCCCCAGAGGAAATTTTTATTGTTGTGGATAAAGCAAAAAAAATTGGTGTCAATAAGATTGTGATTAATCATCCTGAATGGTGGTCCATTGCGATGCCTATAGAAATGCAAAAAAAATTAGTGCCATACGGTGTGTATTTTGAACGATGTTATGCTACCCGCTGCCCAGGAAAAGACTATGAAAAGAACTTTGCAAAAAATTTAGCGGCAATTCAAGCAGTAGGATATGAATCCACCATTATCGCTACCGATGGCGGGCAATTAGAAAATCCCATGTGGAGTGATGCATTAAGCGAATATATAGGATTTTTACTTAATGCAGGGGTATCACAAACAATGATAGATACAATGACAAAACGATCTCCGGCAAAATTATTAGGTTTATCATTATAA
- a CDS encoding MFS transporter, protein MSMFYGKNYYKWIVLLVCILVYSSGNLVRLNYTGIASYIMGEWNIGKPELGILGSVFFYAYALGQGTCGTLTDLLGGRKVIPLGIGITALLVAAFAFADSFNQAVIIRGALGFVGAVAFVPCVAVIGRWFSKKQRGLAMNLFSGPGGGMGEVWSFLLLPVMALFMKDGFTILSVGSWRAATLIMAVVILVVAVVSYVFLRSDPSEMGLESIQAKEENKSAQKGNYKSMVLSAIKDPSFWIIILVWQGFTVGLRLIPSWLPLYAATFYSQVAGLDKSEAMIAGGVIASCYVAGRIVGPPLVGKLSDYLLEKYEIPRASLLVVSFTITFGLIYLLTTPLTSPIVLGAIAAVLGVGINLLSILNTVIAENWSLKTSGTLNGFINTITQLIGAASLTYSGYMAVQFAVKDGGFHLEYQGIWFLLMISIGVAIVGSIYTLYSNKKAKSKAAIQG, encoded by the coding sequence ATGTCAATGTTTTATGGAAAAAATTATTATAAGTGGATTGTTCTATTGGTTTGTATTCTTGTATATTCTTCTGGTAATTTGGTTCGTCTGAATTATACAGGCATTGCAAGTTATATCATGGGTGAATGGAATATTGGTAAGCCTGAACTTGGTATTTTAGGATCCGTCTTTTTCTATGCTTATGCTTTAGGACAAGGTACCTGTGGAACACTAACCGATTTATTAGGCGGCAGAAAAGTAATTCCTCTGGGCATAGGTATCACTGCTCTACTTGTTGCCGCGTTCGCTTTTGCTGACAGCTTTAATCAAGCAGTAATTATACGAGGCGCACTTGGTTTTGTTGGTGCTGTGGCATTTGTTCCTTGTGTAGCAGTTATCGGTCGATGGTTCAGTAAGAAACAGCGCGGTTTGGCTATGAATCTATTTTCTGGTCCAGGCGGCGGTATGGGTGAAGTTTGGTCTTTTTTACTGCTACCAGTCATGGCGTTATTTATGAAAGATGGTTTTACAATTTTGAGTGTAGGCTCATGGAGGGCAGCTACACTTATTATGGCAGTTGTCATTTTAGTGGTTGCTGTGGTATCTTACGTATTTCTTCGTTCTGATCCTAGTGAAATGGGGCTTGAATCAATACAGGCAAAAGAAGAAAATAAATCCGCCCAAAAAGGCAATTACAAATCCATGGTACTATCTGCGATAAAGGACCCTTCCTTTTGGATTATTATACTTGTATGGCAAGGATTTACAGTAGGGTTACGACTAATTCCTAGTTGGTTGCCATTATATGCTGCTACTTTTTACAGCCAAGTTGCCGGACTCGATAAATCCGAAGCAATGATTGCCGGTGGAGTTATTGCTTCTTGCTATGTTGCAGGGAGAATCGTTGGCCCGCCACTTGTAGGTAAACTTTCCGATTATCTTTTAGAAAAATATGAAATTCCACGTGCATCTTTACTCGTTGTTAGTTTTACAATTACCTTCGGTCTGATTTATCTTTTAACTACGCCGCTTACATCACCAATCGTACTTGGAGCAATTGCCGCTGTCCTTGGTGTGGGCATCAATTTGTTATCTATACTAAATACAGTAATAGCCGAAAATTGGTCACTTAAGACCTCAGGCACATTGAATGGCTTTATCAATACCATCACACAATTAATCGGAGCAGCTTCCTTGACGTATAGTGGTTATATGGCGGTACAATTTGCTGTTAAAGACGGCGGTTTCCATTTAGAGTATCAAGGCATTTGGTTTTTGCTTATGATCTCTATCGGTGTTGCGATCGTGGGATCTATTTATACGTTATATAGCAATAAAAAAGCAAAAAGTAAGGCTGCAATACAGGGATAA
- a CDS encoding hydratase, with translation MIQLSDSGCYLINGVLLTSENTKFDLSTLNSQLPHNTITPLTDNISKEKAIKGTIAYQILKKHNNNALMNNLKIKFDALTSHDITFVGILQTAIASGLKKFPVPYVLTNCHNSLCAVGGTINEDDHVFGYSAAKKFGGIFVPPHQAVIHQFMRETMAGCGKMILGSDSHTRYGALGTMAIGEGGGEIVKQLLSHTYDIKYPDVIAIYLKGAPKANVGPQDVALSIIKAVFDKGYVKNKVMEFVGPGISNLSMDFRNGIDVMTTETTCLSSIWCTDEKTASYYKVHGRPEDYQKLQPKEIAYYQGAVEVDLSKIEPVIAMPFHPSNVFTIAEVDANAADILRHVEKLGQEQLENSKNNLTLMDKLHNGKLKVDQGIIAGCAGGSYENLVSAAKILGQAPLHNFSLSAYPASQPVFLELMKHGAIADLTLSGASIRSAFCGPCFGAGDTPANNEFSIRHTTRNFPHREGSKPSDRQLSYVALMDARSIAATAKNNGILTAASEENITIPDYTFNRDIYKNRVYFGFDHPEPNEKLVSGPNIVEWPKIRQLPKNLLLKVCAVIHDPVTTTDELIPSGETSSYRSNPLRLAEFTLSRKVPAYVDRAKAVQREETKRQAFLHQETPAKESLDIFAAAFNGNVSSEQIRATGIGSVIVAIKPGDGSAREQAASCQRVLGGDANIAVEYATKRYRSNLINWGMIPFTIDKKDIFLLEDGDLIYIADIRQAITTETTETTEIPGELIQADKRTPITLKLENLSAGEREIIADGCLINYYNKNE, from the coding sequence ATGATTCAATTATCTGATAGCGGCTGCTATTTAATCAATGGCGTGCTTCTTACCAGTGAAAACACTAAATTTGATTTATCAACATTAAATTCACAGCTGCCACACAATACTATAACACCTTTAACAGATAACATTTCTAAAGAAAAAGCGATTAAAGGTACTATAGCTTATCAAATCTTAAAAAAGCACAATAACAATGCCTTAATGAATAATTTAAAAATTAAATTTGATGCTTTAACTTCACATGATATTACTTTTGTCGGTATTTTGCAAACCGCAATTGCCAGCGGACTAAAAAAATTTCCTGTACCTTATGTATTAACAAACTGCCATAATAGTCTTTGTGCTGTCGGTGGCACAATCAATGAAGATGATCACGTTTTTGGTTACTCGGCAGCAAAAAAATTCGGCGGAATTTTCGTGCCGCCACATCAAGCAGTCATTCATCAATTCATGCGTGAAACGATGGCAGGCTGTGGAAAAATGATTCTCGGTTCTGACAGTCATACCCGTTACGGTGCATTAGGCACCATGGCAATCGGTGAAGGTGGCGGGGAAATTGTAAAACAACTGCTCAGCCATACCTATGATATAAAATATCCAGACGTTATCGCCATTTACTTGAAAGGTGCACCTAAGGCAAATGTCGGTCCTCAAGATGTAGCCTTGAGCATTATCAAAGCCGTCTTTGACAAAGGTTATGTGAAAAATAAAGTTATGGAGTTCGTCGGTCCGGGTATCAGTAATTTGAGCATGGATTTCCGTAATGGAATCGATGTCATGACAACAGAAACGACTTGTTTAAGTTCCATCTGGTGTACCGATGAAAAAACAGCATCTTATTATAAAGTACATGGTCGCCCGGAGGATTATCAAAAACTTCAACCAAAAGAAATCGCGTATTATCAAGGTGCAGTTGAAGTTGATCTGTCTAAAATTGAACCGGTAATTGCGATGCCATTCCACCCAAGCAATGTATTTACAATTGCAGAAGTCGATGCAAATGCAGCAGATATCTTAAGACACGTTGAAAAACTTGGTCAGGAGCAACTAGAAAATTCTAAAAACAATCTAACCCTAATGGATAAACTCCATAACGGAAAATTAAAAGTTGATCAGGGTATCATTGCCGGCTGTGCAGGTGGTTCCTACGAAAATTTAGTATCTGCAGCAAAAATTTTAGGACAAGCACCTTTGCATAACTTCTCTTTGAGCGCATATCCAGCCAGCCAGCCTGTTTTTCTGGAATTAATGAAACATGGTGCAATTGCTGATTTAACACTTTCTGGTGCAAGCATCCGCTCTGCCTTTTGCGGGCCATGCTTTGGTGCCGGCGATACACCTGCGAATAATGAATTTAGTATTCGCCACACAACAAGAAATTTCCCACATCGTGAAGGTTCTAAACCATCGGATAGACAGCTCTCTTATGTTGCCTTAATGGATGCACGTTCAATCGCCGCAACAGCAAAAAACAACGGTATTCTTACTGCAGCATCAGAAGAAAATATCACGATTCCTGATTATACATTTAATCGCGATATATACAAAAATCGTGTTTACTTTGGCTTTGACCATCCTGAACCAAACGAAAAGCTAGTTTCTGGTCCAAATATCGTAGAATGGCCAAAAATTAGACAACTTCCTAAAAATCTTTTGCTTAAAGTTTGTGCGGTCATTCATGATCCCGTAACTACAACAGACGAATTAATTCCATCTGGGGAGACTTCTTCTTACCGGTCTAACCCACTACGCTTGGCTGAATTTACATTATCACGTAAGGTTCCTGCCTATGTTGACAGGGCAAAAGCTGTACAACGCGAAGAAACGAAACGTCAAGCATTCCTTCATCAAGAAACGCCCGCCAAAGAATCTTTAGATATTTTCGCAGCAGCTTTTAACGGAAACGTAAGCAGTGAACAAATACGTGCAACTGGTATTGGCAGCGTCATCGTAGCAATAAAACCGGGGGATGGTTCTGCAAGAGAGCAAGCCGCTTCTTGTCAGCGTGTTTTAGGTGGAGATGCCAACATCGCCGTAGAATATGCGACTAAACGTTATCGCAGTAATCTAATTAATTGGGGCATGATTCCCTTCACTATAGATAAAAAAGATATTTTTTTATTAGAAGACGGAGATTTAATTTATATTGCAGACATTCGTCAAGCAATCACCACTGAAACCACTGAAACCACTGAAATTCCAGGTGAACTTATTCAAGCAGATAAACGCACTCCAATTACACTCAAGCTTGAAAATCTATCCGCAGGCGAAAGAGAAATTATTGCAGATGGCTGTCTCATCAATTACTACAATAAAAACGAATAA